A window from Limisphaera ngatamarikiensis encodes these proteins:
- a CDS encoding glycosyltransferase family 4 protein: MDERRKVLMSAYACEPGRGSEPEVGWRWATEMARYHKVTVVTRANNRPAIESALGSLPEPHPEFLYYDPPGPWLRWKGRGVPVSVFYAVWQWGVRRHVAARLNSYDLVHHVTFNSFRQPGFWWQARPPVLLGPLGGGQICPWPFLRRFGTRLIPEGFRSLTVLSAPFWPPLHFSFRAAAMILVANGDTARRIPERYRSKVRSMLETGVMPEQVRPPRPVRREGPVRVLWVSRMEKIKGGSLAVTAYARARQQEPRLRLSMVGDGPDAGAVKATAVRLGVASAIEWHGRVSREQLPPLLESHDLFLFTSLRDTSGNALLEAMAASLPAVTLLHHGQAEIVTDATAIRVPPTDPETTADALARALVELARDPDRRRCMSVAAHERVLQHYIWPQKAAAMNRIYEEIWSALAAQAPSSGVPGSAR; the protein is encoded by the coding sequence ATGGATGAACGACGCAAGGTGTTGATGTCCGCGTACGCCTGCGAACCGGGTCGCGGATCCGAGCCCGAGGTCGGTTGGCGTTGGGCGACGGAGATGGCTCGTTACCACAAGGTCACGGTGGTGACGCGGGCCAACAACCGGCCGGCCATTGAAAGCGCGCTGGGATCGTTGCCGGAGCCGCATCCGGAGTTTTTGTACTATGACCCGCCCGGTCCGTGGTTGCGGTGGAAGGGCCGGGGCGTGCCCGTGAGCGTCTTTTATGCGGTGTGGCAATGGGGGGTGCGCCGGCACGTGGCAGCCCGGCTGAACTCCTACGATTTGGTACATCACGTCACCTTCAATTCGTTCCGGCAACCCGGGTTTTGGTGGCAGGCGCGCCCGCCGGTCCTGCTCGGCCCACTGGGCGGCGGGCAGATCTGTCCCTGGCCGTTCCTGCGCCGGTTTGGCACCCGGCTGATCCCGGAAGGCTTTCGGTCGCTCACCGTCCTGAGCGCGCCGTTCTGGCCTCCGTTGCATTTCAGCTTTCGCGCCGCGGCCATGATTCTGGTGGCCAATGGCGACACGGCGCGCCGGATTCCGGAGCGTTACCGTTCCAAGGTGCGGTCCATGCTGGAGACGGGTGTGATGCCGGAGCAGGTGAGGCCGCCCCGACCGGTCCGGCGGGAGGGCCCGGTGCGGGTGTTGTGGGTCAGTCGCATGGAAAAGATCAAGGGCGGCTCCCTGGCAGTGACGGCCTATGCCCGGGCGCGGCAACAGGAGCCGCGTCTGCGATTGAGCATGGTGGGGGACGGACCCGACGCGGGAGCGGTCAAGGCGACGGCGGTGCGGCTGGGTGTGGCCAGTGCCATTGAATGGCACGGTCGTGTGTCGCGGGAGCAGTTGCCGCCGCTGCTTGAGTCTCATGACCTGTTTTTGTTCACGAGCCTGCGAGACACGTCGGGCAACGCCTTGTTGGAGGCCATGGCGGCATCCCTGCCCGCCGTGACGCTGCTGCATCACGGACAGGCCGAGATTGTCACGGACGCGACGGCCATTCGCGTACCGCCGACCGATCCGGAAACCACTGCCGATGCCCTGGCACGGGCCCTGGTGGAACTGGCCCGCGACCCGGATCGGCGCCGGTGCATGTCCGTGGCGGCACATGAACGCGTGTTGCAGCACTACATCTGGCCGCAAAAAGCCGCGGCGATGAATCGGATTTACGAGGAAATCTGGTCGGCCCTGGCGGCGCAGGCGCCCTCGTCCGGTGTTCCCGGTTCGGCGAGGTGA
- a CDS encoding aminoacyl-tRNA deacylase gives MPVRKLKEFLDAHGVKYVSILHSPAYTAQEVAASAHVPGRIMAKVVIVDLDGELAMAVLPATRRVVLQDLRELTGCDRARFATEEAFQTRFPDCEIGAMPPFGNLYGMKVFAAESLRQNPEIAFNAGSHTEIIKMAWSDFERLVQPQMASFTT, from the coding sequence ATGCCCGTGCGCAAACTCAAGGAGTTCCTCGACGCCCATGGCGTCAAATACGTCAGCATCCTGCATTCACCGGCCTATACCGCCCAAGAAGTGGCCGCTTCAGCCCATGTACCGGGCCGGATCATGGCCAAGGTGGTGATCGTTGACCTGGACGGCGAGCTGGCCATGGCGGTCCTGCCCGCAACCCGCCGGGTCGTCTTGCAGGACCTGCGCGAGCTCACCGGCTGCGATCGCGCGCGGTTTGCCACCGAAGAGGCGTTTCAGACCCGGTTCCCGGATTGCGAGATCGGGGCCATGCCGCCCTTCGGCAACCTGTACGGCATGAAGGTGTTTGCCGCCGAGTCCCTCCGCCAAAACCCGGAGATCGCCTTCAACGCCGGATCCCACACCGAAATCATCAAAATGGCCTGGTCCGATTTCGAACGCCTGGTCCAACCCCAAATGGCCTCGTTCACCACCTGA
- a CDS encoding cereblon family protein produces MSDSAPVHEQGLVEPVTWGADADPGLDWFCVRCLRGVAREYDRVYRDGRSEFDFENPDGQRFHILLFADCPGGRPVGVPTELHTWFPGHAWCYCVCRGCGLQLGWWYVGECRFVGLIRGRILSARHWRN; encoded by the coding sequence ATGTCGGACAGTGCTCCGGTGCATGAACAGGGTTTGGTGGAGCCGGTGACCTGGGGCGCGGACGCGGATCCGGGTCTGGACTGGTTTTGCGTTCGCTGCCTGCGGGGCGTGGCCCGGGAATACGATCGCGTGTATCGGGACGGACGCAGCGAGTTCGATTTCGAGAACCCGGACGGCCAGCGGTTTCACATCCTGTTGTTTGCCGATTGTCCGGGTGGTCGGCCCGTGGGGGTGCCCACAGAACTGCATACGTGGTTCCCCGGACACGCGTGGTGTTATTGCGTCTGCCGCGGCTGCGGATTGCAACTGGGTTGGTGGTACGTCGGAGAGTGCCGGTTTGTCGGGCTCATCCGCGGCCGGATCCTTTCGGCCCGACACTGGCGGAACTGA